One genomic window of Cricetulus griseus strain 17A/GY chromosome 3, alternate assembly CriGri-PICRH-1.0, whole genome shotgun sequence includes the following:
- the LOC113834976 gene encoding NK1 transcription factor-related protein 2-like — MLAWQDGGAKAAPSHHKISFSVLDILDPQKFTRAPLPPVCLAVQEAKKSLAEVEAGEDASPESQETPDAAGQGTGPASPMEGSEAEEEEEAEDVGRVQRRERWQGVHAGSPEALEVAAGAGESGADGLPASPGSPRPRRRRSESSCAKPRRARTAFTYEQLVALENKFRATRYLSVCERLNLALSLSLTETQVKIWFQNRRTKWKKQNPGADGAVQAGCGTPQPGTPGAAAGACSSGTGSSPGPPVQGALPFQTFPTYPATNVLFPSSSFPLTTAATGSPFTPFLGPSYLTPFYVPHL; from the exons ATGCTGGCATGGCAGGATGGCGGGGCCAAGGCGGCCCCTTCTCACCAcaagatttctttctctgtcctggacATCTTGGATCCGCAAAAATTCACCCGAGCTCCGCTCCCGCCGGTGTGTCTAGCTGTCCAGGAAGCCAAGAAAAGTTTGGCAGAGGTGGAAGCAGGGGAGGACGCCAGCCCAGAGTCGCAGGAGACCCCCG ATGCTGCGGGCCAAGGTACTGGCCCCGCGTCCCCCATGGAAGGTTCCGAAgcggaagaggaggaggaagcagaggatgtGGGACGCGTGCAGCGGCGTGAGCGCTGGCAGGGGGTTCACGCGGGCTCTCCAGAGGCACTGGAGGTGGCAGCGGGAGCCGGGGAGAGCGGCGCGGACGGGCTCCCAGCGTCCCCCGGCTCTCCGCGGCCCCGGCGCCGGCGATCCGAGTCTAGCTGCGCCAAGCCACGGCGCGCGCGCACCGCCTTCACCTATGAGCAGCTAGTGGCCCTGGAGAACAAGTTCCGAGCCACGCGCTACCTGTCGGTGTGCGAACGCCTGAACCTGGCGCTATCGCTCAGCCTCACCGAGACGCAGGTCAAAATTTGGTTCCAGAACCGCAGGACCAAGTGGAAGAAGCAGAACCCGGGGGCCGACGGCGCAGTGCAGGCGGGATGTGGTACGCCACAGCCTGGGACACCTGGCGCCGCGGCGGGGGCCTGTAGCAGTGGCACCGGGAGCAGTCCTGGCCCACCGGTTCAGGGCGCTCTGCCTTTCCAGACTTTTCCCACCTATCCCGCCACCAacgttctctttccttcctcctccttcccgcTGACGACAGCCGCTACAGGGAGCCCCTTCACTCCTTTTCTTGGGCCCTCCTACTTGACCCCCTTTTATGTCCCACATCTCTAA